In the genome of Mytilus edulis chromosome 14, xbMytEdul2.2, whole genome shotgun sequence, the window TCATTACCTTTCTGAAAATGTGGTTGGATCTGAAAACGTTGTCAGATATAGGAGatacttttataaatgttttgatgaATCCTTGAATTATGGTGAAACCAAACTGATTAGCAGCGGTAGTAAACCAGAAGGCCTAGACCTCGCTGGGAGTGATCTAGATTTAATGTTACTCTTAGATATTATTGTTGATGAACAAATTGAAAatctaaaagaaaaacaattattttttctgGACACGGAAAATGCTTCGCCCGGGTTCGCGCTCATAAAAGAAGGTAACGAATGTGATCTACGATATACCAAAGGACTAGACTACAGTCATGCAATCATTGGGCATGGATTTTTCCTGACAAACGAATGTATGAAGGAAGCGCCCTACCAACAATGTTCAAGATTAATGTCGTTCTTAAAGAGAAATCGTTCAGGACTGAAATTTCCTGAAATGTTCTCGATTCAAGGTCCGTCAGTTTCAATGTCATTATTTGGTTGTATGGAAATGGATTACGTTCCGTGTTGTTTAAGTCGTTCATGGCCGACTGTTGCAAAAAAGTGGTTACATAGACATAGATCTCACGAATGGCCTTCCGCTGAATTAATAACTATGGCAATATATGAAGGAGTGTTATTAGTACCCGTAGGGAGCAAGTCTGATTCTAAAGAAGAAAACCGCTTAGAATGGAGATTATCATTTTCATTAGCTGAAAAATTGCTAGTCCATTCTTTCAATCATTGCCAGCTGTTATGCTATGCATTGTTAAAGATTTTTCTTAGAGAGataataaacaatgaaaacatcTTCAACAAGGAGTTATGCTCATATTACATGAAAACTATTCTTTTTTGGATTTTAGAAGAAGTCGATCACTCATATTGGACGAAAGAAAATTTACTACGTTGTTTTCGTTTGTGTATACAGAGACTACATTATTTTGTATGGTCTTTCTACATTCCAAATTACTTCATACCTGAACATAATATGATTGAGGGAAGGTTTTCAGAGCATGTTCAAAAACAACTCGAAgtttatatttcaaaacttttgaagGGTGATATATGGAAGGTACTTTTGTCATCTATGTCACTTAGTGATTTACGTCATAACATGTGCTGTATTTCAAAACCACTTCATGTCATTTCAGAATTGGAAAAAACTCTTATGACAACTAATATTCCTTATATGGCACAATTCAGATTCACTgcaaaaaaatcattgaatttcTTCATTTATAGGATTCAAAATGAGTATTTTCCAACagctttgaaaaatatctataCATTGGCACTTATAGAATTgtgtaaatataaagcaatatcTATCAAAATACGTTCAGTGAATTCACTGCATAACAGTAATAAACATTATTACTCTCAgtataaacaatgtttattcCATCTACTGTTAAATTTAAACAGCGATGCAGTATCAGGTTGGTTACTACTCGGAACATTTTTCTTCTCCTGTCAGGAATATCGTAAGATGACTGAAGTAATTAATCTTTCAGAGGAACTTTTATCCCGCGAGTTATATGATTTGCCTTTCTTTGACTACACGCCCACCCTCAAGCGCATTGACAGTAAGGCCCTGACTAACTGTAGATCATTCCTCAAAAATCTAAGACACACATTCATCAAATCGTATGCTTTTGATAAGATATCTGACGAGGAAGAcagttttatatttgataaagattTAATACTGTCATTCGCGGCACTGGTGTGTTGTGGATCTCCGGCAGTATATTTACGCTACCTCACATTTTTAAAACtgtacaaacaaaatcaaatagaaaaaatgatgagttcttttttgttgttaaaagAAGCTTTTGAAAAGACCATTCCGCAATCACATGTG includes:
- the LOC139504335 gene encoding uncharacterized protein codes for the protein MNNQNYLQSLSCKLYHYLSENVVGSENVVRYRRYFYKCFDESLNYGETKLISSGSKPEGLDLAGSDLDLMLLLDIIVDEQIENLKEKQLFFLDTENASPGFALIKEGNECDLRYTKGLDYSHAIIGHGFFLTNECMKEAPYQQCSRLMSFLKRNRSGLKFPEMFSIQGPSVSMSLFGCMEMDYVPCCLSRSWPTVAKKWLHRHRSHEWPSAELITMAIYEGVLLVPVGSKSDSKEENRLEWRLSFSLAEKLLVHSFNHCQLLCYALLKIFLREIINNENIFNKELCSYYMKTILFWILEEVDHSYWTKENLLRCFRLCIQRLHYFVWSFYIPNYFIPEHNMIEGRFSEHVQKQLEVYISKLLKGDIWKVLLSSMSLSDLRHNMCCISKPLHVISELEKTLMTTNIPYMAQFRFTAKKSLNFFIYRIQNEYFPTALKNIYTLALIELCKYKAISIKIRSVNSLHNSNKHYYSQYKQCLFHLLLNLNSDAVSGWLLLGTFFFSCQEYRKMTEVINLSEELLSRELYDLPFFDYTPTLKRIDSKALTNCRSFLKNLRHTFIKSYAFDKISDEEDSFIFDKDLILSFAALVCCGSPAVYLRYLTFLKLYKQNQIEKMMSSFLLLKEAFEKTIPQSHVLYGANCMNLINAQLLIGDEDYRTTARKYVLNLQSFGVTGM